The following coding sequences lie in one Haladaptatus sp. DJG-WS-42 genomic window:
- the purH gene encoding bifunctional phosphoribosylaminoimidazolecarboxamide formyltransferase/IMP cyclohydrolase has translation MTRIAGLASNRGRNLMHIADLAPGGAEVEVVLTNREGAPVLDTAAERGIATEVVEREEGESRESHEQRILARLADYDFDLVCLDGYMRVLTGEFLNNAPTTLNVHPSLLPMFKGMDAWGDALSAGVKVTGCTVHVVNEEVDAGPIVTQEPIPIYDGDTEDTLKERVLYEGEFKAYPRAVKWFAEDAVTVSADGVEIDADVGGEFPARRVETADHLTDLRYGENPHQAAAVYADATCEEASVVHADQLNEGAKALSYNNYNDADAALNLIKEFDEPAAAVIKHANPAGCATADTLAEAYENALSTDPMSAFGGIVSLNRECDAKTAERIIDSFKEVVVAPGYTEAALDVLTEKKNLRVLDVGPLNEITSTLVEKPIVGGRLIQERDLQKLTVDDLEIATEKEPTDEELETMLFAWQTLKHVKSNGILFAKGTETVGVGMGQVSRVDAVRLAAMKADEHAEGKDAKGAVMASDAFFPFPDGIEAAAEAGITAVIQPGGSVNDDDVVAAAEEHGMTMVFTGQRSFKHD, from the coding sequence ATGACACGAATCGCTGGTCTGGCGAGCAACCGCGGACGGAATCTCATGCACATCGCAGACCTCGCGCCCGGCGGCGCAGAGGTGGAAGTCGTCCTCACGAACAGAGAGGGCGCGCCGGTTCTCGATACCGCAGCAGAGCGCGGCATCGCCACGGAAGTCGTCGAACGCGAGGAGGGCGAATCTCGTGAATCACACGAACAGCGCATCCTCGCGCGACTCGCGGACTACGATTTCGACCTCGTCTGTCTCGACGGCTACATGCGCGTCCTGACCGGCGAGTTCCTGAACAATGCACCGACGACGCTCAACGTCCACCCCTCCCTGCTCCCGATGTTCAAGGGTATGGACGCGTGGGGCGACGCGCTCTCTGCGGGCGTCAAAGTCACTGGCTGCACCGTCCACGTCGTAAACGAGGAGGTCGATGCCGGGCCAATCGTCACTCAAGAGCCGATTCCAATCTATGACGGTGACACCGAAGACACGCTCAAAGAGCGCGTCCTCTACGAAGGCGAGTTCAAAGCTTACCCGCGCGCCGTCAAGTGGTTCGCAGAAGACGCTGTCACGGTGTCCGCAGACGGTGTCGAAATCGACGCCGACGTTGGCGGCGAGTTCCCGGCCCGCCGCGTCGAAACCGCAGACCACCTCACCGACCTGCGCTACGGGGAGAACCCCCACCAAGCGGCTGCGGTTTACGCAGACGCGACCTGCGAGGAGGCGAGCGTCGTCCACGCCGACCAGCTCAACGAGGGCGCAAAGGCACTTTCGTACAACAACTACAACGACGCGGACGCCGCGCTCAACCTCATCAAAGAGTTCGACGAACCCGCCGCCGCGGTCATCAAGCACGCGAACCCCGCAGGCTGTGCGACCGCCGACACGCTCGCAGAAGCCTACGAGAACGCCCTCTCGACCGACCCGATGAGTGCGTTTGGGGGCATTGTCTCACTCAACCGCGAGTGCGATGCGAAAACCGCAGAGCGCATCATCGACTCGTTCAAAGAGGTCGTCGTCGCGCCGGGCTACACCGAGGCCGCCCTCGACGTGCTCACCGAGAAGAAGAATCTGCGCGTCCTCGATGTTGGCCCGCTCAACGAAATCACCTCCACGCTCGTCGAAAAACCAATCGTCGGCGGCCGCCTCATCCAAGAGCGTGACCTGCAGAAGCTCACCGTAGACGACCTCGAAATCGCCACCGAGAAGGAGCCAACCGACGAGGAGTTGGAGACGATGCTGTTCGCGTGGCAAACCCTGAAGCACGTCAAATCCAACGGGATTCTCTTCGCGAAAGGCACGGAAACCGTCGGCGTCGGCATGGGACAGGTTTCTCGGGTTGACGCCGTCCGCCTCGCCGCGATGAAGGCAGACGAACACGCAGAGGGCAAGGACGCAAAAGGTGCAGTCATGGCGTCAGACGCCTTCTTCCCGTTCCCCGACGGCATCGAAGCCGCCGCAGAAGCCGGTATCACCGCCGTCATCCAGCCCGGCGGTTCGGTCAACGACGACGACGTGGTTGCGGCCGCAGAAGAACACGGCATGACGATGGTGTTCACGGGTCAGCGTTCTTTTAAGCACGATTGA
- the purB gene encoding adenylosuccinate lyase yields MSSFEADGPLFAVSPLDGRYGRYTKPLSPYASEAALMRARVQVEVEYLIALADLDATPLEIADADRTTLRALYEEFDAEDADVIKRLETTGYKEYTATNHDVKAVEYFIRDGLPESLADAGPWVHFGLTSEDVNNLAHRLLVKPAVKEILLPELYETRDVLIAMAREFRDLPMLARTHGQPATPTTFGKEMAVYAARLGRTIATIERASDEISGKLAGASGTYAAHHVAYPDVDWRAFSREFVTSLGLEYTPLATQVNPCDDLAALFSAIRTANTVLIDLDRDMWLYVSDRYLGQETVEGETGSSTMPHKVNPIDFENSEGNLSKANADLVFLGDYITTSRLQRDLSDSTVKRNIGAAFAYCLIAYGKVQKGLSKVVPNEAVMREELENTPEIIGEAVQTILRREGHEDAYERVKALSRGQRVTLDDFRALFDDLDVSADVRAELHALTPAGYTGIAADLVDDLDSA; encoded by the coding sequence ATGTCATCATTCGAAGCGGACGGTCCGCTGTTCGCCGTCTCGCCACTCGACGGGCGATATGGGCGCTACACCAAACCGCTCTCACCCTACGCCAGCGAGGCCGCGCTCATGCGTGCCCGCGTCCAAGTCGAAGTGGAGTATCTCATCGCGCTTGCCGACCTCGACGCGACGCCGCTCGAAATCGCCGACGCAGACCGCACCACGCTGCGTGCCCTCTACGAGGAGTTCGATGCTGAGGACGCAGACGTCATCAAACGCCTCGAAACGACGGGCTACAAGGAGTACACCGCGACCAATCACGACGTGAAAGCCGTCGAGTACTTCATCCGCGACGGCCTCCCTGAATCGCTCGCTGACGCCGGCCCGTGGGTGCACTTCGGGCTGACGAGTGAGGACGTGAACAACCTCGCCCATCGCCTGCTGGTGAAACCCGCTGTCAAAGAGATTCTCCTGCCAGAACTCTACGAAACCCGCGACGTGCTCATCGCCATGGCTCGTGAGTTCCGCGACCTGCCGATGCTTGCGCGCACTCATGGCCAGCCCGCCACGCCGACGACGTTCGGCAAGGAGATGGCTGTCTACGCCGCACGCCTCGGGCGCACCATCGCAACCATCGAACGCGCAAGCGACGAAATTTCGGGCAAGCTTGCGGGCGCAAGCGGCACCTACGCCGCCCACCACGTCGCCTACCCGGACGTTGACTGGCGCGCATTTTCCCGCGAGTTCGTCACCTCACTCGGCCTCGAATACACCCCGCTCGCCACGCAGGTCAACCCGTGTGACGACCTCGCGGCGCTCTTTTCGGCCATCCGCACCGCGAACACCGTCCTCATCGACCTTGACCGCGACATGTGGCTCTACGTCTCAGACCGGTATCTCGGTCAGGAGACGGTCGAAGGCGAGACGGGCAGTTCGACGATGCCTCACAAGGTCAACCCAATCGACTTCGAGAACAGCGAAGGCAACCTCTCGAAAGCCAACGCCGACCTCGTGTTCTTGGGCGACTACATCACCACCTCTCGCCTCCAGCGCGACCTGTCGGATTCGACCGTCAAACGCAACATCGGCGCGGCGTTCGCCTACTGCCTCATCGCCTACGGCAAGGTGCAAAAAGGGCTCTCGAAGGTCGTCCCGAACGAGGCGGTCATGCGCGAGGAACTTGAGAACACGCCGGAAATCATCGGGGAGGCCGTCCAGACCATCCTCCGGCGCGAAGGCCATGAGGACGCCTACGAGCGCGTAAAAGCCCTCTCGCGTGGCCAGCGCGTCACCCTCGACGACTTCCGCGCCCTGTTCGACGACTTGGATGTGTCAGCAGACGTGCGCGCAGAGCTCCACGCGCTGACGCCCGCGGGCTACACCGGTATCGCCGCCGACCTCGTGGACGACCTCGACTCAGCGTAG
- a CDS encoding VTT domain-containing protein, whose translation MLRVAAFVLFFLVLVMLSRRMLPLFANPEYARMQIAGYGSLAPLVFIGLQVAQVVIAPIPGQAMGVVSGYLFGAAFGTLYSVIGAGIGSFLAAGIARRFGRPYVQRVVHPDTLARFDGVTDRRGAAGLFLAFLVPGLPDDAICFVAGLTRLSLSRIVLIAILGRAPSLLLTNLVGAELASRNLATAAVLGMLVLVLSIVGYANREALTAWVAGDGR comes from the coding sequence GTGCTTCGCGTAGCCGCCTTTGTGCTCTTTTTCCTCGTCCTCGTCATGCTGAGTCGCCGGATGCTCCCACTGTTCGCAAATCCCGAGTACGCTCGCATGCAGATTGCGGGGTACGGCTCGCTCGCGCCGCTCGTCTTCATCGGCCTACAAGTTGCACAGGTCGTCATCGCTCCCATCCCCGGACAGGCGATGGGGGTGGTGAGCGGCTACCTCTTTGGCGCCGCGTTTGGCACGCTCTACAGCGTGATTGGTGCGGGCATCGGGAGCTTTCTCGCCGCAGGCATCGCCCGACGATTTGGTCGCCCCTACGTCCAGCGCGTCGTCCATCCGGACACGCTCGCTCGGTTCGACGGCGTCACCGACCGACGCGGCGCGGCTGGCCTGTTTCTCGCCTTTCTGGTTCCCGGTCTCCCTGATGACGCCATCTGCTTCGTCGCCGGACTCACTCGGCTGTCGCTATCGCGTATCGTCCTCATCGCCATCCTCGGGCGTGCGCCGTCGCTCCTGCTCACGAACCTCGTGGGCGCAGAGCTCGCTAGCAGAAATCTTGCGACAGCGGCGGTGCTCGGCATGTTGGTGCTGGTGCTCTCGATTGTTGGCTACGCGAATCGTGAGGCACTCACCGCGTGGGTCGCAGGCGACGGGCGTTAG
- a CDS encoding M20 family metallopeptidase: MGFDPKSFLETAVQTPSTEDVSAMRELLVSTIEAEGFEARVDDAGNTISTREGDEPGPHVVLNTHIDTVPPHVEFSRDGDTIRGRGSCDAKGPLTALLVAFFTTELERGTLTLAITPDEEVLSLGAAALDISADAYIVGEPTNLDVCNAAKGRFEGTITVHGENAHAAEPQSGKNAVSGAGQVLRALETFLDRDDAPPVHSELGAATLTPTMIDGGTASNQVPAECEITIDRRSVPPETAASFTNSLEAHLREHVPDFECSFALTERPTPFLEAFETDDDGKLAQTLAAASGGEIRPFSAATEASYFATDAPTVVFGPGVLADDEGAVAHAPREYVQFSDVEAAGRAVTETVAAFLS; this comes from the coding sequence GTGGGGTTTGACCCCAAATCCTTCCTCGAAACTGCGGTACAGACGCCCTCGACTGAGGACGTCTCCGCGATGCGCGAGTTACTCGTTTCGACCATCGAAGCCGAGGGCTTCGAGGCGCGCGTCGACGACGCGGGCAACACCATTTCCACACGCGAAGGCGACGAACCCGGGCCGCACGTTGTCCTCAATACACACATCGACACCGTGCCGCCGCACGTCGAGTTTTCACGCGACGGCGACACCATCCGCGGGCGCGGATCGTGCGACGCGAAGGGGCCGCTCACCGCCCTTCTCGTCGCGTTTTTCACTACCGAACTTGAGCGCGGAACACTCACTCTCGCCATCACACCCGACGAGGAAGTGCTGTCGCTCGGCGCGGCCGCCCTCGACATTTCAGCAGACGCCTACATCGTTGGCGAACCCACAAACCTCGACGTGTGCAACGCGGCGAAAGGCCGTTTCGAGGGGACGATTACCGTCCACGGCGAGAACGCCCACGCCGCAGAGCCACAGTCGGGGAAAAACGCCGTCTCCGGGGCGGGACAGGTGCTCCGCGCGCTCGAAACGTTCCTCGACCGCGACGACGCGCCGCCGGTACACTCCGAACTCGGCGCGGCGACCCTCACGCCGACGATGATAGATGGGGGAACGGCGTCGAATCAGGTCCCCGCCGAGTGTGAAATTACGATTGACCGCCGGAGCGTCCCGCCAGAAACGGCAGCGTCGTTCACAAACTCGCTCGAAGCCCACCTCCGCGAACACGTCCCCGACTTCGAGTGTTCGTTCGCGCTCACCGAGCGCCCGACGCCGTTTCTCGAAGCGTTCGAGACCGACGACGACGGCAAGCTCGCACAGACGCTCGCGGCCGCGTCAGGCGGCGAGATTCGCCCATTCTCGGCAGCGACCGAAGCGTCGTATTTCGCCACGGACGCGCCAACAGTCGTGTTCGGCCCCGGCGTGCTCGCGGACGACGAGGGTGCGGTTGCCCACGCGCCACGCGAGTACGTCCAGTTTTCCGACGTCGAAGCCGCCGGGAGGGCTGTCACCGAAACCGTCGCGGCGTTTCTCTCCTAA
- the dapF gene encoding diaminopimelate epimerase: protein MIRFDKYHGTGNDFVLVDAAEAVPDRRALATKLCHRETGVSDPASDRVGADGVLFLALEDRYSPPRVVMTLVQPDGSTAAMCGNGARCAAAWAAARTDADEIMIDTQAGTRHARIEPDGVTIEMGTPAFDPDAVPVIADAPVIDQEIEGYRLTAVNTGVPHAVIFVDDVSEIDLEAVAPAIRHADCFPEGANVNFASQREDGGFDQRTFERGVEGETKSCGTGAVAIAAAARELGLVSGAEPVPVSPPGGDLEVTLTDGSAYLWGPVELDFRGEVAVSKPGRLDPTEA, encoded by the coding sequence ATGATTCGATTCGACAAGTACCACGGAACCGGAAACGACTTCGTACTAGTAGACGCCGCAGAGGCAGTCCCCGACCGCCGGGCGCTCGCCACGAAGCTGTGTCATCGAGAAACCGGCGTCTCAGACCCCGCAAGCGACCGTGTGGGCGCAGACGGCGTGCTCTTTCTCGCGCTCGAAGACCGCTACTCCCCGCCGCGCGTCGTCATGACGCTCGTCCAGCCCGACGGCTCGACGGCGGCAATGTGTGGCAACGGCGCGCGGTGTGCAGCGGCGTGGGCCGCAGCGCGAACTGACGCGGATGAGATAATGATTGATACGCAGGCGGGAACCCGCCACGCGCGCATCGAACCAGACGGCGTGACCATCGAGATGGGGACGCCCGCGTTCGACCCCGATGCGGTTCCGGTCATCGCAGACGCGCCAGTCATCGACCAGGAAATCGAAGGCTACCGCCTCACGGCCGTGAACACGGGTGTCCCACACGCGGTCATCTTCGTGGACGACGTTTCGGAAATCGACCTCGAAGCGGTGGCCCCGGCCATCCGCCACGCAGACTGCTTCCCCGAAGGCGCGAACGTCAACTTCGCCAGCCAGCGCGAAGACGGTGGCTTCGACCAGCGTACCTTCGAGCGCGGCGTTGAAGGCGAAACCAAGTCGTGTGGCACGGGCGCGGTCGCAATCGCCGCCGCGGCGCGCGAACTCGGCCTCGTCTCCGGCGCAGAGCCGGTTCCCGTCTCGCCGCCGGGCGGTGACCTCGAAGTCACCCTCACCGATGGCTCCGCGTACCTTTGGGGGCCAGTCGAACTCGATTTTCGAGGTGAGGTGGCCGTCAGCAAGCCCGGACGGCTTGACCCGACGGAGGCCTGA
- the lysA gene encoding diaminopimelate decarboxylase, with amino-acid sequence MSGGRGVDPDVRRLGEWDADRLHQLAEAYDTPLYVYDIDRVRENARRIRAAFPDAELSYATKANTSKPVLRALRDEDVGAECASAGEVQRSLDAGFTGSAVRYTAVNPPSEDLDHVCALAEDHPLTITVGAADTLDRLEERGFFGKLAIRVNPGVGAGHHAKVTTGTDPKFGVPYDEVPALLADAADRGFDVVGIHAHAGSGISGDDLSAHRELVSRMGALARESPVSLEFVNVGGGFGVPYREDEPPLDIATAAEATREALGEVEAQLAIEPGRYFVADAGVLLTCVNTTKPTPDTLVVGVDAGMTTLVRPAMYGSYHAIRNLAPDAGERETVETLVAGPICETSDIFATDRVLPAPARGDLLAIGNAGAYGYEMASQYNSRPRPAVVCVDEGETYLAVRRETLADVTSLEEP; translated from the coding sequence ATGAGCGGCGGACGCGGCGTGGACCCCGACGTACGCAGACTCGGCGAGTGGGATGCAGACCGCCTGCACCAGCTCGCAGAGGCGTACGACACGCCGCTGTACGTCTATGACATCGACCGCGTCCGCGAAAACGCCCGCCGCATCCGCGCGGCGTTCCCGGACGCAGAACTGAGCTACGCGACCAAGGCAAACACCTCGAAGCCCGTTCTCCGCGCCCTGCGTGATGAGGACGTTGGCGCGGAGTGTGCCTCAGCCGGTGAAGTTCAGCGCTCGCTCGACGCCGGTTTCACGGGAAGTGCGGTGCGCTACACCGCCGTGAATCCTCCCAGTGAGGATTTGGACCACGTGTGCGCGCTCGCAGAAGATCACCCGCTCACCATCACGGTCGGGGCGGCAGACACGCTCGACCGCCTCGAAGAACGCGGCTTCTTCGGAAAGCTCGCCATCCGCGTGAACCCCGGCGTCGGCGCGGGTCACCACGCGAAGGTGACGACGGGCACCGACCCGAAGTTCGGCGTTCCGTACGATGAGGTTCCAGCCCTGCTCGCAGACGCCGCAGACCGCGGGTTCGACGTGGTCGGCATCCACGCCCACGCGGGGAGTGGCATTTCTGGTGATGACCTCTCTGCCCACCGCGAACTCGTGAGCCGGATGGGTGCGCTCGCCCGCGAGTCACCCGTTTCCCTCGAGTTCGTCAACGTCGGCGGCGGCTTCGGCGTCCCATACCGAGAAGACGAACCACCGCTCGACATCGCGACGGCGGCCGAAGCGACCCGCGAAGCGCTCGGTGAGGTCGAGGCCCAACTCGCCATCGAGCCGGGTCGCTACTTCGTCGCCGACGCGGGCGTGTTGCTCACCTGCGTAAACACCACGAAGCCAACGCCCGACACGCTCGTCGTGGGCGTGGATGCTGGAATGACGACGCTCGTCCGACCGGCGATGTACGGCTCGTACCACGCAATTCGAAACCTCGCGCCCGACGCAGGCGAGCGCGAAACCGTAGAAACGCTCGTCGCAGGCCCCATCTGCGAGACGAGCGATATTTTCGCCACCGACCGGGTTCTGCCAGCACCCGCCCGCGGCGACCTGCTCGCAATCGGTAACGCTGGCGCATACGGCTACGAGATGGCCAGTCAGTACAACTCGCGACCGCGACCTGCGGTCGTCTGCGTAGACGAGGGCGAGACGTATCTGGCGGTACGCCGTGAAACCCTCGCCGACGTAACCAGCTTAGAAGAACCATGA
- a CDS encoding 2,3,4,5-tetrahydropyridine-2,6-dicarboxylate N-succinyltransferase yields MSLQATIETLWQRKQDGLTAADVGADELAELDAFLEALEAGEIRAAEKRDGSWEANEWVKQGILLNFGLRNTEPRTYGDVTYHDVLPLRDTSDLMEKGTRNTPDGTVIRRGAYVGSNAILMSPAYVNIGAHVGDGTLVDSCDTVGSCAQIGDNVKLGANTLIGGVLEPVESAPVIVEDGVSLGAGCRVTSGFVVGENSIVGENTLLTPRIPVYDLVEEEVIYGELPANRRAFTRFVESSIGDHDLFSGGAYKPAVVATDIEATTLEATAREEALRE; encoded by the coding sequence ATGAGCTTACAAGCGACAATCGAAACCCTGTGGCAACGAAAGCAAGACGGACTGACAGCCGCCGACGTCGGCGCGGACGAACTCGCCGAACTCGACGCCTTCTTAGAGGCGCTCGAAGCCGGCGAGATTCGCGCCGCCGAAAAGCGCGACGGGTCGTGGGAGGCAAACGAATGGGTCAAGCAGGGTATCCTGCTGAACTTCGGCCTGCGCAACACCGAACCGCGCACCTACGGCGACGTGACCTACCACGACGTGCTTCCCCTCCGCGACACGAGCGACCTCATGGAAAAAGGCACGCGAAACACGCCGGACGGAACGGTCATCCGCCGCGGGGCGTACGTTGGCTCGAACGCGATTCTGATGAGTCCGGCCTACGTCAACATCGGCGCGCACGTCGGCGACGGCACGCTCGTCGACTCCTGTGACACCGTTGGCTCCTGTGCCCAAATCGGCGACAACGTCAAGCTCGGTGCGAACACACTCATCGGCGGCGTCTTAGAACCCGTCGAGAGCGCGCCGGTCATCGTCGAAGACGGCGTCTCGCTCGGCGCGGGCTGTCGCGTGACCTCCGGCTTCGTCGTTGGCGAGAACTCGATTGTGGGCGAGAACACGCTGCTCACGCCACGCATTCCGGTCTACGACCTCGTCGAAGAGGAAGTTATCTACGGCGAACTGCCCGCAAACCGACGCGCGTTCACGCGCTTCGTCGAGTCCTCGATTGGCGACCACGACCTGTTCTCCGGCGGCGCGTACAAGCCAGCCGTCGTGGCGACGGACATCGAGGCGACCACGCTCGAAGCGACCGCCCGCGAGGAGGCACTGCGAGAATGA
- the dapB gene encoding 4-hydroxy-tetrahydrodipicolinate reductase, translating to MTRVAVTGATGRMGQEVIALAHERDDVELAFAVSRDPEDVAVDVMLDADEQLPALLAEHDPDVLVDFTVPESSVEYVSACAAAGVAVVVGTTGFSEEQYATLEIASESVPVLESSNFARGIQALLNVVDEAVSALPDYDIELVETHHNAKRDAPSGTANMILDRIDEQRDLNRVYGREGEAPRSEDEVGVLVRRAGNIRGEHEVLLAGNDEVVTLTHRAESRGVFAAGALDAAVWVAARDAGWYDFADVIGDSQ from the coding sequence ATGACGCGGGTTGCGGTCACCGGTGCGACGGGCCGGATGGGACAGGAGGTCATCGCCCTCGCCCACGAGCGCGACGACGTGGAACTCGCCTTCGCCGTGAGCCGTGACCCAGAAGACGTCGCGGTAGACGTAATGCTCGACGCAGACGAACAGCTGCCCGCGCTGCTTGCAGAACACGACCCGGACGTACTCGTAGACTTCACCGTCCCCGAGTCGTCGGTCGAATACGTTTCTGCGTGCGCAGCGGCGGGCGTCGCCGTCGTCGTCGGGACGACGGGGTTTTCAGAAGAACAGTATGCCACGCTCGAAATCGCGAGCGAGTCGGTTCCCGTCCTCGAATCCTCGAACTTCGCCCGCGGGATTCAGGCACTCTTAAACGTCGTAGACGAGGCGGTTTCGGCGCTTCCAGACTACGACATCGAACTCGTCGAAACCCACCACAACGCAAAGCGAGACGCGCCGAGCGGAACCGCAAACATGATTTTAGACCGCATCGACGAACAGCGCGACCTCAATCGGGTCTATGGCCGGGAAGGAGAGGCCCCGCGTTCCGAGGATGAAGTCGGCGTCCTCGTGCGACGAGCGGGCAACATTCGCGGGGAACACGAGGTACTCCTTGCTGGGAACGATGAGGTAGTCACACTCACCCACCGCGCGGAAAGCCGCGGGGTGTTCGCCGCCGGTGCGCTGGATGCGGCCGTGTGGGTCGCCGCCCGCGACGCCGGTTGGTACGACTTTGCAGACGTAATCGGAGACTCTCAATGA
- the dapA gene encoding 4-hydroxy-tetrahydrodipicolinate synthase, giving the protein MTDQTFSGVFPAMVTPFADDLSIDFDQLAADAQRLEAAGVDGLVPVGTTGESATLTHDEHIEVIECVVDAVSDVPVIAGSGSNSTQEAVSLSHRAADAGADALLLISPYYNKPEPAGMEEHFRTVADEVDLPQIIYNVPSRTGRNIAVQTAVNLADHPNILGYKAASGDLNRVGEVLEKTQGEDFAVLSGDDGLTLPMISMGATGTISVAGNVEPERTCAMVGAALDGDYDMARELHYELGPLFRALFIETNPIPINEALAIRGHGTGAMRPPLSRMGEKNLDALREVLAELADAEAPLAR; this is encoded by the coding sequence ATGACAGACCAAACATTCAGTGGCGTGTTTCCCGCGATGGTCACGCCCTTCGCAGACGACCTGAGTATCGACTTTGACCAACTCGCAGCAGACGCCCAGCGCCTCGAAGCCGCGGGCGTAGACGGCCTTGTGCCCGTCGGAACGACCGGCGAGAGCGCGACGCTGACCCACGACGAACACATCGAGGTCATCGAGTGCGTTGTCGATGCCGTTTCAGACGTGCCCGTCATCGCCGGTTCGGGCTCGAACTCGACCCAAGAAGCCGTCTCGCTCTCGCACCGCGCCGCAGACGCGGGCGCAGACGCCCTCTTGCTCATCTCGCCGTACTACAACAAGCCAGAGCCAGCGGGCATGGAAGAACACTTCCGGACGGTCGCAGACGAGGTTGACCTGCCCCAGATTATCTACAACGTTCCGAGCCGGACGGGGAGGAACATCGCGGTCCAAACCGCCGTCAACCTCGCAGACCACCCGAACATCCTCGGCTACAAGGCCGCGAGCGGCGACCTGAACCGCGTCGGCGAAGTGTTAGAGAAGACCCAAGGCGAGGACTTCGCGGTGCTCTCTGGCGACGACGGCCTCACGCTCCCGATGATTTCGATGGGCGCGACCGGCACCATCAGCGTCGCCGGCAACGTCGAACCAGAGCGCACCTGTGCGATGGTCGGCGCAGCACTCGATGGCGACTACGACATGGCGCGCGAGCTTCACTACGAACTCGGGCCGCTGTTTCGCGCACTGTTCATCGAGACCAACCCCATTCCAATCAACGAAGCGCTCGCCATCCGCGGGCACGGCACGGGTGCGATGCGCCCGCCGCTCTCGCGCATGGGCGAGAAGAACCTCGATGCACTCCGTGAAGTGCTCGCCGAGTTAGCAGACGCGGAGGCACCGCTCGCCCGATGA
- a CDS encoding NYN domain-containing protein — MGIHHTGQRVALLVDAQNLYHSAQSLYSRNIDYTTLLNEAVDGRRLTRAIAYVIRADSPDEESFFDALNDIGFETKIKDIQTFADGSKKADWDVGMSLDAVTLAPHHDTLVLCTGDGDFSRLCSHVRHQGCRVEVMAFKESTSESLIDAADSFTDFSENRDNFLL; from the coding sequence ATGGGTATTCACCATACGGGCCAGCGCGTCGCCCTTCTCGTTGACGCGCAGAATCTCTATCACTCCGCACAGAGCCTCTATTCGCGGAATATCGACTACACAACGCTTCTCAACGAGGCAGTCGATGGCCGTAGACTCACCCGGGCAATTGCGTACGTGATTCGGGCAGATTCACCAGATGAAGAGAGTTTTTTTGATGCACTGAACGACATCGGTTTTGAGACAAAAATCAAGGACATTCAGACGTTCGCAGACGGTTCGAAAAAGGCAGACTGGGACGTTGGCATGAGTTTAGACGCCGTCACCCTCGCCCCGCACCACGACACGCTCGTGCTCTGTACCGGCGACGGTGACTTCAGCCGCCTCTGTTCGCACGTGCGCCATCAGGGCTGTCGCGTCGAAGTGATGGCGTTCAAAGAATCGACTTCGGAGTCACTCATCGATGCCGCAGACTCCTTTACGGACTTCAGCGAAAATCGAGATAACTTCTTGCTTTAG
- a CDS encoding PUA domain-containing protein, protein MSNAGERADLRTIADYQFGAGAGAALFAGDIDIERSSNGRPQQIRVDGERIVSFGLDGRFTLGVRGGHRLRDALPAPQARVVVGDESEPFVRDGKNVFAKFVSEVDSEIRPGDEVLVVHETDSLLAVGRAELSATAMRDFETGMAVKVRHGASEQ, encoded by the coding sequence ATGAGCAACGCAGGCGAGCGTGCGGACCTCCGCACCATCGCAGATTACCAGTTTGGCGCGGGTGCGGGAGCCGCCCTCTTCGCGGGCGACATCGACATCGAGCGCTCCAGCAACGGCCGCCCTCAACAGATTCGCGTCGATGGCGAGCGCATCGTCTCGTTCGGTCTCGACGGCCGGTTCACTCTCGGCGTTCGCGGTGGCCACCGGCTCCGTGACGCACTTCCCGCACCACAGGCCCGTGTCGTCGTCGGCGACGAGAGCGAACCGTTCGTCCGCGACGGCAAGAACGTGTTTGCGAAGTTCGTGAGCGAGGTCGACTCGGAGATTCGCCCCGGCGATGAGGTGCTCGTGGTACACGAAACCGATTCTCTACTTGCGGTTGGACGGGCAGAGTTGTCCGCAACGGCCATGCGCGACTTTGAGACGGGGATGGCGGTCAAAGTCAGACACGGCGCGTCAGAGCAGTAG